A genomic region of Stenotrophomonas sp. NA06056 contains the following coding sequences:
- a CDS encoding XVIPCD domain-containing protein, whose amino-acid sequence MNKDDRYTLTVYLAAPGTPLKDGGSSMTGHMYVHLEHGTTAISYGLQPDSSGPPISEWDKQLGSVRGGVSNHDSEQYLDPYYSRTIEITKEQYEKVQEFAAAPAAHGFDMKYNGITHSCTDFAWAAMNHAGIHRQTWMGADKDYEGEMKVLFNLPEVQSIKPPFPDSELNTEHYNPMPERDWKQKMLSESAPNHRDDPLLSQINEGVAKLDAERGRSFDVISANIGASLYALAKSNGMTQVDHVLLSERTQEADAAQKIFIVQGERSDPAHVRASMDTALAAQTPAEASFERAEQLAQSAQVRTQDEIQQRQVQEQAGPRMV is encoded by the coding sequence ATGAACAAGGACGATCGATACACGTTGACTGTTTACCTGGCTGCTCCGGGTACACCGCTGAAGGACGGCGGAAGCTCGATGACCGGGCACATGTATGTGCACCTCGAGCACGGTACAACGGCCATCAGCTATGGCTTGCAGCCAGATTCGAGTGGCCCGCCCATCAGCGAGTGGGATAAGCAGTTGGGGTCCGTTCGAGGTGGCGTGAGCAACCATGACAGCGAGCAGTATCTGGACCCCTACTACTCCCGCACGATCGAGATCACCAAAGAGCAGTACGAAAAGGTGCAGGAGTTCGCCGCCGCTCCCGCCGCCCACGGCTTCGACATGAAGTACAACGGCATCACACACAGCTGCACCGATTTTGCTTGGGCAGCGATGAACCATGCCGGCATTCATCGCCAGACGTGGATGGGCGCCGACAAGGACTACGAAGGCGAGATGAAGGTGCTGTTCAATCTGCCCGAGGTGCAGAGCATCAAGCCGCCGTTCCCGGACAGCGAGCTGAATACCGAGCACTACAACCCGATGCCGGAGCGCGACTGGAAGCAGAAGATGCTGTCAGAGAGCGCGCCCAACCACAGGGATGATCCGCTGCTGTCGCAGATCAACGAGGGGGTGGCGAAGCTCGACGCCGAAAGGGGGCGATCATTCGATGTCATCAGTGCGAACATCGGTGCCAGCCTTTACGCCTTGGCCAAATCCAATGGAATGACCCAGGTCGACCACGTGCTGCTGAGCGAGCGCACGCAGGAGGCTGATGCCGCGCAGAAGATCTTTATCGTGCAGGGCGAGCGCAGCGACCCGGCCCACGTGCGCGCCAGCATGGACACGGCGCTTGCCGCGCAGACACCCGCGGAAGCATCGTTTGAACGTGCAGAGCAGCTGGCGCAGTCCGCGCAGGTCCGCACGCAGGACGAGATCCAACAACGGCAGGTGCAGGAACAGGCCGGGCCGCGCATGGTGTAA
- a CDS encoding YncE family protein, translating into MIRNSLFRSAALAVAVSLSLGAPTAFAADAAPATSPATSPATAVQRQAVAQGLYELAYSPKQNAVFVASSGGFGDDAGPAQVLRLNPTTLAVETRIPLERKAFGVVLDDAHNRLYVGNTVDLSVTVVDTAQNKAIGTVQLMEKKTGKDGKAAYTHDLRELVVDSAANRLYVTGHSSQPDVSSVLFVIDTNTLKVINTIPGLGNAKAPGLALDAANKRVYTSNLLADLVVVGTDSNKVEAQHKIGAEQPMNIALDPAGKRLFVTDQGSEMLRGYQAKSSGLVSKHPGQRVLVLDRSNGKELASIPTDAGPLGILLDAPRKRLYVTNREAGTVTAYNSDSYQKVATYAVPTHPNSLALDAKNNVLYVSIKNGEKDAKGSEESVARIQL; encoded by the coding sequence ATGATCCGCAATTCCCTTTTCCGTTCGGCCGCGCTGGCCGTCGCCGTGTCGCTGAGCCTCGGTGCTCCGACCGCCTTCGCCGCTGACGCCGCCCCCGCCACCAGCCCCGCCACCAGCCCCGCCACCGCCGTGCAGCGCCAGGCCGTCGCCCAGGGCCTTTACGAGCTGGCCTACAGCCCCAAGCAGAACGCGGTGTTCGTCGCCTCGTCCGGTGGCTTCGGCGATGACGCCGGCCCGGCCCAGGTGCTGCGCCTGAACCCGACTACGCTCGCCGTGGAAACCCGCATCCCGCTGGAGCGCAAGGCCTTCGGCGTGGTGCTGGATGACGCCCACAACCGCCTGTACGTGGGCAACACGGTGGACCTGTCGGTGACCGTGGTCGACACCGCACAGAACAAGGCCATCGGCACCGTGCAGCTGATGGAGAAGAAGACCGGCAAGGACGGCAAGGCCGCTTACACCCACGATCTGCGCGAGTTGGTGGTCGACAGTGCCGCCAACCGTCTGTACGTGACCGGCCACAGCAGCCAGCCCGATGTGAGCAGCGTGTTGTTCGTGATCGATACCAACACCTTGAAGGTGATCAACACCATTCCGGGCCTGGGCAATGCCAAGGCGCCGGGCCTGGCGCTGGATGCCGCCAACAAGCGCGTGTACACCAGCAACCTGCTGGCCGATCTGGTGGTGGTGGGCACGGACTCCAACAAGGTGGAAGCCCAGCACAAGATCGGCGCCGAGCAGCCGATGAACATCGCGCTGGACCCGGCAGGCAAGCGCCTGTTCGTGACCGACCAGGGCTCGGAAATGCTGCGGGGTTACCAGGCCAAGAGCAGCGGGCTGGTCAGCAAGCACCCGGGACAGCGCGTGCTGGTGCTCGACCGCAGCAACGGCAAGGAACTGGCCAGCATCCCGACCGACGCCGGCCCGCTGGGCATCCTGCTGGATGCACCGCGCAAGCGTCTGTATGTGACCAACCGCGAAGCCGGGACGGTGACCGCGTACAACAGCGACAGCTACCAGAAGGTGGCCACCTACGCCGTGCCGACGCACCCGAACAGCCTGGCGCTGGATGCGAAGAACAACGTGCTGTACGTGAGCATCAAGAACGGCGAGAAGGATGCCAAGGGCTCGGAAGAGAGCGTGGCGCGGATTCAGCTGTAA
- a CDS encoding XVIPCD domain-containing protein, with amino-acid sequence MHKDDAERYSVTIHLAAPGTPRYGRDAEGNRLLLEPSFAGHMFLSLRRSGEPLPESVGFTLAGTKENPNRGKVDDLDVSVYDKPRFERTIEISKEQYDRILEFSADPKKHGFDMNYDFFSNACTDFAWGALNHAGMRPVGLAGEIKNYEGASRVLDNVLPVNAIPQQVKGSELDKVQWNPMPKQTFREWMFTENGEHLRNNSIAAAGTPADPSHADHSRLNQLHQQVADLGTFGAQNGNVSASLLALSKEQQFARVDDVLLGERRGDAAPNLFIVQGDRSDPAHQRASLPADVAAQTPVAASFECIEQLAQAQPQRDAQRQQEEQQLAQAHAPRMA; translated from the coding sequence ATGCACAAGGACGATGCCGAGCGCTACAGCGTGACCATCCATCTGGCGGCCCCCGGTACACCCCGTTACGGACGTGACGCTGAGGGGAACAGGTTGCTGCTGGAGCCATCGTTCGCGGGGCACATGTTCCTGTCGCTGCGTCGCTCGGGCGAGCCCTTGCCGGAGAGCGTTGGTTTCACTTTGGCGGGGACGAAGGAGAACCCGAACAGGGGCAAGGTTGATGACCTGGATGTGTCGGTCTACGACAAGCCCCGCTTCGAGCGAACGATCGAGATCAGCAAGGAGCAGTACGACCGCATTCTCGAGTTCTCGGCCGACCCGAAGAAGCACGGCTTCGACATGAACTACGACTTTTTCTCCAACGCCTGCACCGACTTTGCTTGGGGGGCACTGAACCACGCGGGCATGCGTCCGGTGGGCTTGGCCGGTGAGATCAAGAACTACGAAGGGGCCAGCAGAGTCTTGGACAACGTCCTTCCAGTCAACGCCATTCCCCAGCAGGTAAAGGGCAGCGAGCTGGACAAGGTGCAATGGAACCCAATGCCGAAGCAGACGTTCCGGGAGTGGATGTTCACCGAGAACGGCGAGCATCTTCGCAACAACTCCATCGCAGCGGCGGGAACCCCCGCCGATCCATCCCACGCCGATCACTCCCGCCTCAACCAGCTCCATCAGCAGGTGGCCGACCTTGGCACCTTCGGCGCCCAGAACGGCAACGTCAGCGCCAGCCTTCTCGCCCTCTCCAAGGAGCAGCAATTCGCTCGCGTAGACGATGTGCTGCTCGGTGAGCGCCGTGGCGATGCAGCACCCAATCTCTTCATCGTGCAAGGCGATCGCAGCGACCCCGCGCATCAACGCGCCAGTCTGCCGGCTGACGTTGCAGCGCAGACGCCAGTGGCCGCCTCCTTCGAGTGCATCGAGCAGTTGGCACAGGCACAGCCGCAGCGTGATGCCCAGCGGCAGCAGGAAGAGCAGCAGCTGGCCCAGGCGCACGCCCCGCGCATGGCGTAG
- a CDS encoding XVIPCD domain-containing protein: MEQAARYTVTLFLAAPGTPLNSGGSSPRGHMYFQTTAGEEAHSYGFAPPRLPPGDAAAGVQYAEVVHDDADEHRDPYYSRTLEISEEHYGCLRDFAEEPAEFGFDVDRPATINRCSDFVWAALHYAGLHSQPAPLDGGSNLGEFAVLFNLPEIQCIAAPFPASELNGEQHHPMPEREAGLHREGGRPSHEPPPSPMEVAGTLLDPSHPDHRLFAQLIQKVAELDAAHGRTFDDTSQRISASLLVLAKQNNLSRVDHVLLSRPTKSSHEAESIFIVQGDRDDPGHRRASIATEVAAQTDVADSLRLKEQ, encoded by the coding sequence ATGGAGCAAGCAGCACGCTACACGGTAACCCTCTTTCTGGCCGCGCCCGGCACCCCGCTGAACAGCGGCGGTAGCTCACCGCGCGGCCACATGTATTTCCAGACCACCGCCGGCGAGGAAGCGCACAGCTACGGCTTCGCACCGCCGCGCCTGCCGCCCGGTGATGCCGCTGCCGGTGTGCAGTACGCCGAAGTCGTGCACGACGACGCCGACGAGCACCGCGACCCGTACTACAGCCGCACGCTGGAAATCAGCGAGGAGCACTACGGCTGCCTGCGCGATTTCGCCGAGGAGCCGGCCGAGTTCGGCTTCGACGTCGATCGCCCGGCCACCATCAACCGATGCAGCGATTTCGTCTGGGCCGCGCTGCACTACGCCGGCCTGCATTCGCAGCCTGCACCGCTCGATGGCGGTAGCAACCTGGGCGAATTCGCGGTGCTGTTCAACCTGCCGGAAATCCAGTGCATTGCCGCACCGTTCCCGGCAAGCGAATTGAATGGCGAACAGCACCACCCGATGCCCGAACGCGAGGCCGGGCTGCATCGCGAAGGCGGTCGTCCGAGCCACGAGCCGCCGCCCAGCCCGATGGAAGTGGCCGGTACGCTGCTGGACCCCTCGCACCCCGACCACCGGCTGTTCGCGCAGCTGATCCAGAAGGTGGCCGAGCTGGACGCCGCCCACGGCCGTACCTTCGACGACACCAGCCAGCGCATCAGCGCGAGCTTGCTGGTGCTGGCCAAGCAGAACAACCTGTCCCGCGTGGACCACGTGCTGCTCAGCCGGCCTACCAAGAGCAGCCATGAGGCGGAGAGCATCTTCATCGTGCAGGGCGACCGCGATGACCCCGGGCATCGACGGGCGAGCATTGCTACGGAAGTAGCGGCACAGACGGATGTGGCCGATTCGCTGCGGTTGAAGGAGCAATGA
- a CDS encoding XVIPCD domain-containing protein has product MVLTSTTTVEDMARIQSVHRSPSAPLPQMDGQQREHSTVPAVTQEQEHPAHAVHDHARKAVEESRTGGGPQMPGHPDHALYEQIRDGVAALDAKHGRSFDAISERMSASLLVLAKDNDLSRVDHVVLSNATAQNPAGHTVFLVQGELNDPSHARASMPTAQAVQTPVEQSLQQYESVSQEAQQRAMSRELEQQSQEKQMQQEVRGRAASMG; this is encoded by the coding sequence ATGGTGCTGACCTCCACCACCACCGTGGAGGACATGGCGCGTATTCAATCGGTCCATCGGTCGCCGTCTGCTCCCCTGCCGCAGATGGACGGGCAGCAACGCGAACACTCGACCGTTCCCGCCGTGACACAGGAGCAGGAACACCCGGCCCATGCAGTGCACGACCACGCTCGCAAGGCGGTGGAGGAATCCCGGACCGGAGGCGGCCCGCAAATGCCGGGTCACCCTGATCACGCTCTGTACGAGCAGATACGCGACGGTGTTGCGGCACTGGATGCCAAGCACGGGCGCAGCTTCGATGCGATCAGCGAACGGATGAGCGCCAGCCTGCTGGTGCTGGCCAAGGACAACGATCTGTCACGCGTGGACCACGTGGTGCTGAGCAATGCGACCGCGCAGAACCCTGCGGGACACACGGTGTTTCTGGTGCAGGGCGAGTTGAATGACCCGTCACATGCACGGGCCTCTATGCCAACGGCGCAGGCAGTGCAGACGCCTGTCGAGCAATCGCTGCAGCAGTACGAAAGCGTGAGCCAGGAAGCGCAGCAGCGTGCGATGAGCCGTGAGCTTGAGCAGCAGTCGCAGGAGAAACAGATGCAGCAGGAAGTGAGGGGGCGCGCGGCGAGTATGGGTTGA
- a CDS encoding lytic enzyme, producing MDSQSNSAATPQEGKKGPYTVTVYLAAPGTPVASKEGASHSSSAGHAYFMVADGDKKDGYGFSPIKTGITGPGHVVKGEFETYQNPRFSYTIEITKDQYDTLKAYGEAGVNRDQDRFNLYYNGLSNSCVDYVWTGLGQAGLRPKLEKPDPGFEGTMKVLPNIDALKSIPKPFPDSKLNSTHENPLPKKQSTLQKLLTEVDGELPQERVAALSPESQQLFDRMRLDLPEKVSDAQVMSAMVAARENGIHQPQQLRDVVLQEEKIFVMGTTPGFRAMVDLNQPQQSLEEGVVRSQQIDTRVTEQTRQEAQQREAAAQTAGGMQMG from the coding sequence ATGGACAGTCAATCGAACAGTGCAGCCACACCCCAGGAAGGCAAGAAGGGGCCTTACACCGTCACGGTCTACCTCGCGGCACCGGGAACTCCTGTTGCAAGCAAGGAGGGCGCGTCGCACTCATCATCGGCAGGCCATGCCTACTTCATGGTTGCCGATGGTGACAAGAAGGACGGGTACGGGTTCTCGCCGATAAAAACAGGGATCACTGGGCCGGGGCACGTGGTCAAAGGGGAATTCGAGACCTACCAGAACCCTCGGTTTTCCTACACGATCGAGATCACCAAGGACCAGTACGACACGTTGAAGGCGTACGGCGAGGCTGGCGTCAATCGCGATCAGGACCGTTTCAATCTCTACTACAACGGTTTGTCGAACAGCTGCGTCGATTACGTATGGACAGGCCTTGGTCAGGCCGGCCTGCGACCCAAGCTCGAGAAGCCCGATCCCGGCTTCGAAGGGACGATGAAGGTGCTTCCGAACATCGATGCGCTGAAGAGCATCCCAAAGCCGTTCCCCGACAGCAAGCTCAATTCGACGCATGAGAATCCGCTTCCCAAGAAGCAAAGCACGCTGCAGAAGCTGTTGACCGAGGTGGATGGCGAACTTCCGCAGGAGCGGGTGGCGGCACTGTCGCCGGAATCGCAGCAACTGTTCGATCGCATGCGATTGGACTTGCCTGAGAAGGTGAGCGATGCGCAGGTGATGTCAGCGATGGTTGCTGCGCGGGAGAACGGCATTCACCAGCCGCAACAACTGCGTGATGTGGTGCTGCAGGAAGAGAAGATCTTCGTGATGGGCACGACGCCTGGCTTCAGGGCCATGGTAGATCTGAACCAGCCTCAACAAAGCCTTGAGGAAGGGGTGGTCCGCAGTCAGCAGATCGACACGCGGGTGACTGAGCAGACGCGTCAGGAAGCGCAGCAGCGTGAAGCGGCGGCGCAGACGGCTGGTGGCATGCAGATGGGCTAG
- a CDS encoding energy transducer TonB has translation MLRLNTALALNLVLTLLGATSAMAMAADPQVSTEVFVERGDNPTFELQEAPAVVYSTAPATPPDTFLQIPMVVLLVAQLDELGHVSNVMVMRSSGLREFDRAAFTAVDQWRFEPVVVEGVAQHARVRVRLTFVPTAEAPPG, from the coding sequence ATGCTTCGTTTGAACACCGCCCTGGCACTGAACCTCGTTCTGACGCTGCTGGGCGCCACATCTGCCATGGCCATGGCGGCAGACCCGCAGGTTTCCACTGAAGTGTTCGTAGAGCGCGGTGACAACCCCACTTTCGAGCTGCAGGAGGCGCCTGCCGTTGTGTATTCAACGGCCCCGGCCACGCCGCCCGATACCTTCCTGCAGATTCCCATGGTGGTGCTGCTGGTTGCTCAATTGGATGAGCTGGGCCACGTTTCCAACGTGATGGTGATGCGGTCCAGCGGATTGCGGGAGTTTGATCGTGCGGCCTTTACCGCAGTGGACCAGTGGCGCTTCGAACCGGTGGTGGTTGAGGGCGTCGCGCAGCACGCGCGGGTTCGGGTCCGTCTGACCTTCGTGCCCACGGCCGAGGCGCCGCCCGGCTGA